Proteins encoded by one window of Synechococcus sp. MVIR-18-1:
- a CDS encoding cobyric acid synthase, with protein MVLGTSSGAGKSLMTAALCRVLRRRGETPLPFKGQNMSNNAWVDPTGGEMAYSQALQAWAAGLEPVCAMNPVLLKPQGDSTSELIHLGRSVGSARAEHYYRDWFKPGWKAIREGLDALQSSHPGGRLVLEGAGSPVEVNLQRRDLTNLRLAQYLRAHCVLVADIERGGVFAQIVGTLNLLRPVERPLIKGLLINRFRGRRELFDEGQRWLETHTGVPVLGVMPWLDELFPPEDSLDLLERRGRKRSAELEIVVLKLPSLSNFSDLDPLEAEPTVQLRWVAPGEELGLPDAVVIPGSKQTLRDLAAIHSSGLGAALQAYSAGGGHVFGICGGMQMLGEELCDPEGLEGGAQSVNNSHTGLGLLPLRTVFSADKALRQRNSVARWPAGSSALKLEGFELHHGRTASKESEPCQPLCLDAELGWVTPISERGGFVAGTYLHGVFESGPWRRRWLNQLRASKGLPPLSEQQPHHSRQREALLDRLADAFEQHINIEPLLGSSPQA; from the coding sequence ATGGTGCTGGGCACCTCCAGTGGTGCCGGAAAATCGTTGATGACTGCTGCGCTTTGCAGGGTCTTGCGCCGTCGAGGAGAAACGCCGCTGCCGTTCAAAGGGCAGAACATGAGCAACAACGCCTGGGTCGATCCAACTGGCGGTGAGATGGCCTACTCCCAAGCCCTTCAGGCCTGGGCAGCGGGGCTTGAGCCTGTCTGCGCGATGAACCCCGTGTTGCTCAAACCTCAGGGAGACTCCACCAGTGAGCTGATTCACTTGGGCCGCAGTGTGGGATCTGCTCGCGCTGAGCACTATTACCGCGACTGGTTCAAACCGGGCTGGAAGGCGATTCGTGAGGGCTTAGATGCATTGCAGAGCAGCCATCCAGGCGGACGCCTCGTGCTCGAGGGCGCTGGAAGCCCGGTGGAGGTGAATCTGCAACGACGTGATCTCACCAACCTGCGCCTTGCTCAATATCTACGAGCGCATTGCGTTCTCGTGGCAGACATTGAAAGGGGAGGCGTGTTCGCGCAAATCGTGGGCACACTGAATCTGCTCCGCCCGGTGGAACGGCCGCTCATCAAAGGGCTGTTGATCAATCGTTTTCGCGGCCGGCGTGAACTGTTTGACGAGGGTCAACGCTGGCTTGAAACCCATACAGGTGTCCCGGTGTTGGGAGTGATGCCCTGGCTGGATGAGCTATTCCCGCCGGAGGATTCCCTCGACCTCCTCGAGCGACGCGGGCGCAAACGCAGCGCCGAACTCGAGATTGTTGTGCTCAAGCTGCCGTCCCTCAGCAACTTCTCTGACCTCGATCCACTGGAAGCCGAGCCCACGGTTCAGTTGCGCTGGGTCGCCCCAGGCGAGGAACTTGGCTTGCCAGATGCCGTTGTGATCCCAGGCAGCAAACAAACGCTCCGTGACCTTGCCGCCATTCACAGCAGTGGCCTGGGAGCAGCACTTCAGGCCTACAGCGCCGGTGGTGGCCACGTGTTTGGCATCTGCGGCGGCATGCAGATGCTGGGCGAGGAGCTTTGCGATCCGGAGGGTCTGGAAGGCGGTGCTCAATCGGTCAACAACAGCCATACAGGCCTAGGCCTCCTGCCGCTTCGTACCGTGTTTTCCGCTGACAAGGCGCTCCGGCAGCGCAACAGTGTGGCCCGATGGCCCGCTGGAAGCAGCGCTCTCAAACTCGAAGGATTTGAGCTCCACCATGGCCGCACCGCCAGCAAAGAATCTGAACCCTGCCAACCGTTGTGCCTTGATGCTGAGCTTGGCTGGGTGACTCCCATCAGCGAGCGAGGAGGGTTTGTGGCAGGCACCTATCTGCATGGGGTGTTTGAAAGTGGCCCTTGGCGGCGACGCTGGCTGAATCAGCTGAGAGCAAGCAAGGGATTGCCGCCGCTCAGTGAACAACAACCGCACCACAGCCGGCAGCGGGAAGCATTGCTCGATCGCCTCGCTGATGCCTTCGAGCAACACATCAACATCGAGCCCCTACTCGGCAGCAGCCCACAAGCTTGA
- a CDS encoding DMT family transporter: protein MGVIAGLVAALAWTLASSLWRGLSTSLTALELNGLKNAIACALLLPVLLFLPWKLESQALLWLLISGGLGISLGDSFYLAALRRLGTRRTLTLESLAPLIAALGGLVVMGERIEVQAWLGAVMVSVSVLLVARQSPPDGTRQLDRARNVQWQGIVFALLAVLCGVSGAAVSRSILISTDLTAWQSAATRLLGGLLLLLPWLRLRTLFPKPRPNHRRWPRVLIATLLGTNVGIVLQQVVLKQLPLGIGITVLSTAPVMALLVAAPEGDHPRAAGVCASLLAVSGIALAVLS, encoded by the coding sequence ATGGGCGTTATCGCGGGGTTGGTCGCAGCGCTGGCTTGGACCCTGGCCAGCAGCCTTTGGCGTGGCCTCTCCACCTCACTCACGGCGCTCGAACTGAACGGGCTCAAGAACGCAATCGCTTGTGCCTTATTGCTTCCGGTTCTGTTGTTTCTGCCATGGAAACTTGAGAGCCAAGCACTGCTCTGGCTGTTGATCAGCGGTGGGCTCGGGATCTCCTTAGGAGACAGCTTTTATTTGGCAGCCCTGCGTCGTCTTGGCACACGACGCACCCTCACGCTTGAGTCGCTTGCCCCCTTGATCGCAGCCCTCGGCGGCCTTGTCGTGATGGGCGAACGCATTGAAGTTCAAGCTTGGCTAGGAGCCGTGATGGTGTCCGTTTCGGTGTTGCTGGTGGCGCGTCAAAGTCCACCGGACGGAACGCGCCAGCTGGATCGCGCGCGCAACGTGCAATGGCAAGGAATTGTGTTTGCCCTCCTCGCCGTGTTGTGTGGCGTCAGCGGAGCAGCCGTCTCCCGCAGCATTTTGATCAGCACGGATTTAACGGCATGGCAAAGCGCAGCCACGCGCCTATTGGGAGGGCTACTGCTCTTACTTCCTTGGCTGCGGCTTCGCACGCTGTTTCCCAAGCCTCGACCCAACCACAGGCGCTGGCCAAGAGTGCTGATCGCCACTCTGCTCGGCACCAATGTGGGGATCGTGTTGCAGCAAGTGGTGTTGAAGCAGTTACCGCTTGGCATCGGCATCACGGTTTTGAGTACAGCCCCCGTGATGGCGTTGTTGGTGGCAGCACCGGAAGGCGACCATCCACGCGCAGCTGGAGTGTGCGCATCACTCCTGGCCGTGAGCGGCATTGCCTTGGCCGTTCTCTCCTGA
- a CDS encoding nucleoside triphosphate pyrophosphatase, whose translation MLLLASASPARRRLLEQAQIPHQVMVSGVDEDQIQHPDPAQLVQLLAEAKASAVKLKVEQSAELSPSIKAVLGCDSVLAFEGEVFGKPVDAAEAIARWQRMRGKWAELHTGHCLVLPSFARSRAGEAAEMQRRCVTTRVLFANLTDAEVKAYVASGEPLQCAGGFALEGRGGCCVEQLNGCYSNVIGLSLPLLRRWLALS comes from the coding sequence TTGTTGCTGTTGGCATCCGCGTCTCCAGCCAGGCGCCGTCTGTTGGAGCAAGCTCAGATTCCCCATCAGGTGATGGTGAGCGGCGTGGATGAAGATCAGATTCAGCACCCTGATCCAGCTCAGTTGGTGCAGTTACTAGCTGAGGCCAAGGCATCAGCGGTGAAGCTCAAAGTGGAGCAGAGCGCGGAGCTCAGCCCATCCATTAAGGCCGTGCTCGGTTGTGATTCGGTGCTCGCGTTTGAGGGCGAAGTGTTTGGCAAGCCTGTGGATGCGGCAGAGGCCATCGCGCGCTGGCAACGGATGCGCGGCAAATGGGCTGAATTGCATACCGGACACTGTTTAGTGCTTCCATCCTTTGCACGTTCAAGGGCAGGTGAAGCCGCTGAGATGCAGCGCAGGTGTGTCACGACCCGTGTGCTGTTTGCCAATCTCACGGATGCGGAAGTGAAGGCTTACGTCGCCTCAGGCGAACCTTTGCAGTGTGCTGGAGGTTTTGCGCTGGAAGGACGCGGAGGTTGCTGTGTGGAGCAACTCAATGGTTGTTATTCGAATGTGATCGGCCTTAGCTTGCCGCTGCTCCGACGTTGGCTGGCGCTCTCTTAA
- a CDS encoding MBL fold metallo-hydrolase translates to MTSQATYFGANGWLLEIADCRVLVDPWLSGPLVFPPGAWMLRGELPHPWQVPENLDLLLLTQGLADHAHQPSLKLLPRNLPVVGSGAAAKVVKRLGFEKIETLKPGESCTVKGISIQATAGAAVPNVENGYLLDWTGGSLYLEPHGVLDPTLASRPVDTVITPVIDLGLPLAGNFITGASVLPDLIERFTPQTVLASTTGGDVTFSGLISALLSGAEIKEQHDPRVVTPVPGEPVRLETHA, encoded by the coding sequence ATGACCTCGCAAGCAACCTATTTCGGGGCCAATGGCTGGCTTTTAGAAATCGCTGATTGTCGGGTCCTGGTCGACCCCTGGCTGAGTGGCCCCTTGGTGTTTCCACCTGGTGCTTGGATGTTGCGCGGCGAACTGCCTCACCCCTGGCAGGTTCCTGAGAATCTTGACCTTCTCCTACTGACCCAAGGGTTAGCGGACCATGCCCACCAACCCAGCCTGAAACTGCTGCCACGCAACCTCCCCGTGGTGGGTTCAGGAGCTGCAGCAAAGGTGGTGAAACGTTTGGGTTTTGAAAAGATTGAAACCCTCAAGCCTGGTGAAAGCTGCACCGTGAAGGGCATCAGCATCCAGGCCACAGCTGGAGCAGCGGTTCCCAATGTGGAAAACGGATACCTGCTTGATTGGACCGGTGGCTCTCTTTATCTCGAGCCCCATGGCGTTCTTGATCCCACGCTCGCCTCCCGACCTGTCGACACCGTGATTACGCCGGTGATCGACCTCGGACTACCACTGGCCGGCAACTTCATCACTGGCGCAAGCGTGCTTCCAGACTTGATCGAACGCTTCACTCCCCAAACGGTGCTCGCCAGTACAACAGGCGGAGACGTGACCTTCAGCGGATTGATCAGTGCCCTGCTCAGTGGGGCAGAGATCAAAGAACAGCATGATCCACGCGTTGTGACTCCAGTACCAGGGGAGCCTGTACGACTAGAAACGCACGCTTGA
- a CDS encoding L,D-transpeptidase codes for MLMVTSSALMLSGCMQQPNTTKGSSRGEGPIKIELNQLTPNESKGTAPNESKGMVFEVGYGKNGVGCIGSTFEEGVTPLGTFKVNAIMSKERFEMDESLIQQSGKTKSYLSENLFNNMNSIDFKGDGETGEYGSGYISLAPVPSTPQPFSFNEYDGIYRWYSFAIHGTNDETRIGKRVTGGCINMKNKQLTKLIKSINLGDEVIVTSNQPCNR; via the coding sequence ATGCTGATGGTCACATCATCAGCTCTCATGCTTTCAGGATGCATGCAGCAACCAAACACAACAAAGGGCTCGTCACGAGGAGAAGGGCCCATCAAAATCGAACTCAATCAACTAACACCAAACGAAAGCAAAGGGACAGCACCAAACGAAAGCAAAGGGATGGTGTTTGAAGTGGGCTATGGGAAGAATGGAGTGGGATGCATAGGCAGCACATTTGAGGAAGGTGTTACACCACTTGGCACCTTCAAAGTTAATGCGATTATGAGTAAAGAGAGATTTGAAATGGATGAATCACTGATCCAACAATCAGGAAAAACCAAAAGCTATCTGTCAGAAAATTTATTTAATAACATGAACTCCATAGACTTCAAAGGTGACGGAGAAACAGGTGAGTATGGATCAGGGTATATCAGCCTAGCCCCAGTACCTTCAACACCTCAACCCTTTAGTTTTAACGAATACGATGGAATATACCGTTGGTATAGCTTTGCCATTCACGGAACAAATGATGAAACTCGCATCGGCAAACGTGTTACAGGTGGTTGCATCAACATGAAGAACAAACAGCTCACCAAACTGATCAAGAGCATCAATCTTGGTGATGAGGTGATCGTGACATCGAACCAACCCTGTAATCGCTAA
- the psaK gene encoding photosystem I reaction center subunit PsaK: MTSHLLAVASPETFSWSPKVGLLMVLCNIFAIYLGTKIFQAGEGTQLPNPKYFGGLGLEALVATTSLGHVIGFGVILGVGASGLL, from the coding sequence ATGACTTCTCATCTTTTGGCGGTCGCTTCTCCTGAAACCTTCAGTTGGTCTCCAAAGGTGGGTCTCTTGATGGTGTTATGCAATATTTTTGCGATCTATCTAGGCACAAAAATTTTTCAGGCTGGAGAAGGTACTCAACTTCCTAATCCTAAATACTTTGGTGGCTTGGGCTTAGAAGCTTTAGTGGCTACAACCAGTCTTGGTCATGTGATTGGCTTTGGTGTCATCCTCGGTGTCGGAGCTTCAGGCCTGCTTTAG
- the gap gene encoding type I glyceraldehyde-3-phosphate dehydrogenase: MTIRIGINGFGRIGRLAFRQAVSMDDVEVVAVNDLIDVDYLAYLLRYDSTHRKFPGDVKVENNNLVVNGKSIRITAERDPNQLKWGDIGADYVLESTGFFLTDDKARAHINAGAKRVVMSAPSKDETPMFVMGVNHKNYQGQQIVSNASCTTNCLAPLAKVVNDNFGIVSGLMTTVHATTATQKPVDSPSHKDWRGGRGAGQSIIPSSTGAAKAVGRVIPELNGKLTGMAFRVPTPDVSVVDLTVNLEKSTSYEEVKAAMKAAAEGELKGILGYTNDQVVSNDLLGDSATSVFDAGAGMALNDRFMKLVAWYDNEWAYSCKCIDLIKHMDSSTYAK; encoded by the coding sequence ATGACCATTCGCATTGGTATCAATGGGTTTGGACGCATTGGTCGCCTGGCTTTTCGCCAGGCGGTATCAATGGATGATGTTGAAGTCGTAGCAGTGAATGATTTAATCGATGTGGATTATCTCGCCTACCTACTTCGGTATGATTCGACGCACCGAAAATTCCCAGGTGATGTAAAAGTCGAAAACAACAATTTGGTCGTAAATGGAAAGTCAATCCGCATCACTGCGGAAAGAGATCCAAATCAACTGAAGTGGGGGGATATTGGTGCCGACTACGTGCTTGAAAGCACAGGCTTTTTCCTCACAGATGACAAAGCGAGAGCACATATCAATGCTGGAGCCAAGCGTGTTGTGATGAGCGCACCATCAAAAGATGAAACTCCAATGTTTGTGATGGGTGTTAATCATAAAAACTATCAAGGTCAGCAGATCGTATCGAATGCAAGTTGCACTACAAACTGCCTCGCACCATTAGCAAAAGTTGTTAATGATAACTTTGGAATCGTGAGCGGATTAATGACAACAGTCCACGCAACGACAGCAACACAAAAGCCAGTCGATAGTCCCTCACACAAAGACTGGAGAGGTGGACGCGGAGCTGGGCAAAGTATTATTCCAAGTTCAACAGGAGCTGCAAAAGCTGTTGGAAGGGTCATTCCAGAATTGAATGGAAAGCTCACAGGCATGGCATTCAGGGTGCCAACGCCTGATGTATCAGTTGTTGATCTCACAGTCAATCTGGAAAAGTCAACTAGCTATGAAGAGGTAAAAGCTGCTATGAAAGCAGCTGCAGAAGGAGAATTAAAAGGAATTCTCGGATACACCAATGACCAAGTGGTATCGAATGACCTGCTCGGTGATAGTGCAACATCAGTGTTTGATGCAGGTGCTGGCATGGCACTGAATGATCGATTCATGAAACTCGTTGCCTGGTACGACAACGAATGGGCCTACAGCTGCAAGTGCATTGATCTCATCAAACACATGGACTCTTCAACATACGCCAAATAA
- a CDS encoding 2Fe-2S iron-sulfur cluster binding domain-containing protein: MENKQSAITIQWPNGSQSHCSKGDDWLEAAQAAGIHIPTGCLGGSCGACEIDVNGQTVRACISTVPASTSGSLSVEFATDPYW; the protein is encoded by the coding sequence ATGGAGAACAAACAGTCCGCCATCACGATCCAATGGCCCAACGGAAGCCAAAGCCATTGTTCCAAAGGCGATGACTGGCTCGAGGCTGCTCAAGCGGCAGGCATCCACATTCCAACGGGCTGCTTAGGGGGAAGTTGTGGCGCCTGCGAAATCGACGTGAATGGGCAAACGGTGCGTGCCTGTATCAGCACGGTGCCTGCATCAACCTCAGGATCCCTCTCCGTGGAATTCGCCACAGACCCCTACTGGTAA
- a CDS encoding Npun_F0494 family protein, giving the protein MTSSTSLVSARALKRARQAMRCLPFRHAFYAELEHEARSSTQLSSQKNWMAISRKPLHRSKTEDDLIWLIQVGVLRREVDGQGLTERVRLTPMGRDLLDDWDGEIPNADALQVMHHWLRRHRPRL; this is encoded by the coding sequence GTGACCTCATCCACCTCCCTGGTATCGGCACGAGCCTTGAAACGGGCACGTCAGGCCATGCGCTGTCTGCCGTTTCGCCACGCCTTTTATGCCGAACTGGAACACGAAGCCAGAAGCAGCACGCAGCTGAGCAGCCAAAAAAACTGGATGGCCATCAGCCGCAAACCTCTCCATCGTTCAAAAACAGAGGATGACTTGATCTGGTTGATCCAAGTGGGCGTGCTGCGCAGGGAAGTGGATGGCCAAGGGCTCACAGAACGGGTGCGGCTCACTCCGATGGGGCGAGACCTCCTGGACGATTGGGATGGAGAGATTCCAAACGCAGATGCGCTACAAGTGATGCATCACTGGCTTCGCCGTCATCGTCCGCGTCTGTGA
- a CDS encoding TVP38/TMEM64 family protein encodes MQRLRKILGVSIVVALVIVVLHLAHTHALEPLRAQVEGMGVWAPLGIVALRGISILLPAFPSTVYSLLAGALLGFRTGLITIYITDLVFCQIAFLIAKRYGQKPVKKLVGEKASKRIESFNQSQIEGNPFLLTGLLMTGLFDFVSYAAGLGGTKWKVFTPALIISVALSDLPIVALGAEVFNGGKLILVFASLGVFALAIIAGVVKKYQVKASKQLK; translated from the coding sequence GTGCAGCGACTACGCAAAATCCTTGGGGTCAGCATTGTTGTTGCGCTGGTCATTGTTGTTCTCCATCTCGCCCACACCCATGCGCTCGAGCCCCTTCGTGCGCAGGTTGAAGGAATGGGTGTTTGGGCACCCCTAGGGATCGTGGCTCTGCGGGGCATCAGCATTCTCCTTCCAGCCTTTCCGAGCACGGTGTATTCACTCCTTGCCGGAGCACTCCTAGGCTTTAGAACAGGACTAATCACCATCTATATAACAGATTTAGTTTTTTGCCAAATCGCATTTCTCATAGCAAAACGCTACGGACAAAAACCAGTCAAGAAACTCGTAGGCGAGAAAGCAAGCAAACGGATTGAAAGCTTTAATCAATCCCAAATAGAAGGAAATCCTTTCCTCTTAACAGGACTATTGATGACGGGTCTGTTTGATTTTGTGAGTTATGCAGCTGGCCTTGGGGGAACAAAGTGGAAGGTATTCACTCCAGCACTCATCATCAGCGTTGCCTTGAGTGACTTGCCAATCGTGGCCCTAGGAGCTGAGGTTTTTAACGGTGGAAAATTAATACTTGTTTTCGCATCTCTAGGCGTCTTTGCATTAGCAATTATTGCAGGAGTTGTGAAAAAATATCAAGTAAAAGCTTCGAAGCAGCTCAAATAA
- a CDS encoding Nif11-like leader peptide family natural product precursor, with translation MALDQLKAFLIQMQDDEGLKSTVLSASTADDVAKIAAKLGYEFSGDELLRQSGKKVGRVTVSKQETPGEYN, from the coding sequence ATGGCTCTTGATCAACTCAAGGCTTTTCTCATCCAGATGCAAGATGACGAGGGGCTCAAATCCACAGTTCTTTCGGCATCAACAGCGGATGATGTAGCCAAAATTGCGGCCAAGCTTGGTTATGAGTTTTCTGGAGACGAGTTGCTACGTCAATCGGGAAAAAAGGTAGGACGCGTGACCGTCTCTAAGCAAGAAACACCCGGCGAATATAATTAA
- a CDS encoding MFS transporter, translating to MFKEQEKGSRTPSKARVLIAGLIGNVMEWYDFALYGYFATVIGQQFFPSTNPTASLIGAFGAFAAGFIVRPLGGIVYGRIGDLVGRRRALTLSVIAMAIPTVAMAFLPSHAQIGIAAPIAVVLLRLLQGISAGGEYTTSIIFLAEAAPDRQRGFYSIWGLWGSVLGMLMGSAFGDLLTRTLTQTQLDAWGWRVAFALGSLVALTGVIIRTGIGEDETPETTKTPLASTLGVHRPAFLRVLALNIASSVGFYAVYVYLVTYVEDVDGISNSLALSLNTDVMAVLLLLYPITAWLSDRIGRRPMLMGGAALLCIGAVPFLQLIHSQDPGSIVRGELGFTLAIALVDGGKGPANVELMPAEVRCTGTALAYNLAEGWFGGTTPLIAAVLIARASGNPIYLGIWVGLSGLCTFVTAAFFTRETAFKPLLKQAQTQQC from the coding sequence ATGTTTAAAGAACAAGAGAAGGGATCGAGAACGCCTTCCAAAGCGAGGGTCTTAATCGCCGGCCTGATCGGCAACGTGATGGAGTGGTACGACTTTGCGCTCTATGGCTACTTCGCCACGGTGATTGGCCAACAATTCTTTCCCTCAACCAACCCAACGGCGTCACTGATTGGTGCCTTTGGAGCCTTTGCTGCAGGATTCATCGTCCGTCCACTGGGAGGAATTGTGTATGGCCGGATCGGCGATTTGGTTGGACGTCGCCGCGCCCTAACCCTGTCGGTGATTGCAATGGCGATCCCAACCGTGGCGATGGCGTTTTTACCCAGCCATGCCCAGATCGGAATTGCGGCGCCGATTGCCGTAGTGCTTTTACGCCTTCTGCAAGGAATTTCAGCAGGCGGTGAGTACACAACCTCCATCATTTTTCTTGCCGAAGCCGCTCCAGATCGGCAACGGGGCTTCTACAGCATTTGGGGGCTATGGGGGTCTGTGTTGGGGATGCTGATGGGGTCGGCCTTTGGTGATCTGCTCACGAGAACGCTCACACAAACGCAACTCGATGCTTGGGGTTGGAGGGTGGCCTTTGCCCTGGGCTCCTTGGTGGCCCTAACAGGAGTGATTATTCGTACGGGCATCGGGGAAGACGAAACACCCGAGACAACCAAGACCCCGCTCGCTTCAACCTTGGGAGTCCACCGTCCTGCATTCCTCAGAGTTTTAGCGCTCAACATTGCCAGCAGCGTTGGTTTTTATGCGGTCTACGTCTACTTAGTGACCTATGTGGAAGATGTAGATGGAATCTCAAACAGCCTTGCTCTCAGCCTGAATACCGATGTGATGGCTGTGTTGCTGTTGCTCTACCCAATCACAGCCTGGCTTTCAGACCGCATCGGCAGACGTCCGATGTTGATGGGTGGAGCAGCCCTGCTCTGCATTGGAGCGGTTCCATTCCTGCAGTTAATCCACAGCCAAGACCCTGGATCGATCGTTCGCGGGGAACTGGGATTCACGCTGGCAATTGCGCTGGTGGACGGTGGCAAAGGCCCTGCCAATGTGGAACTGATGCCAGCAGAAGTGCGCTGCACGGGGACAGCCTTGGCGTACAACCTCGCCGAAGGCTGGTTTGGTGGAACAACTCCATTGATTGCTGCTGTGCTGATCGCTCGCGCCAGCGGAAATCCGATCTATCTGGGGATTTGGGTCGGCCTCAGTGGCCTATGCACCTTTGTGACGGCTGCCTTCTTCACAAGAGAGACAGCGTTCAAACCGTTGCTGAAACAAGCTCAGACACAACAGTGCTGA
- a CDS encoding secondary thiamine-phosphate synthase enzyme YjbQ — MALAQSLTQLQIQTKGKGFTRLNEQIETWLGSKDIAQGVLHLTCLHTSCSITINENADPRVLSDLAAWMEAVVPQDGRGPADAQGQRRRYLHDDEGDDDMPAHIRTALTSQTMTLSVQNGRLLLGTWQAVYLWEHRQLGSTRQVACHLIGDEQSNLQQTSSTRATATTQTASNQTLLNLRNATRLNQQIQDRIHPEAWAEDGGNATDVDLLIDRLHDISDS, encoded by the coding sequence ATGGCCCTTGCACAGTCCTTGACGCAACTCCAGATCCAAACGAAGGGGAAAGGGTTTACGAGGCTGAATGAACAGATCGAAACCTGGCTTGGAAGCAAGGACATCGCGCAAGGGGTGTTGCACCTCACCTGTCTGCACACCAGCTGCAGCATCACGATCAACGAAAACGCAGATCCACGCGTCCTCAGTGATTTAGCCGCTTGGATGGAGGCTGTTGTCCCGCAGGATGGGAGAGGTCCAGCAGATGCCCAAGGTCAACGTCGCCGTTACCTCCATGACGATGAAGGCGATGACGACATGCCTGCGCACATCCGAACGGCACTCACCAGCCAAACCATGACGCTCAGCGTTCAAAACGGTCGCTTGCTGCTGGGCACCTGGCAGGCGGTGTATCTCTGGGAGCATCGCCAGCTCGGAAGCACAAGGCAGGTCGCTTGCCACTTGATCGGAGACGAACAAAGCAATCTCCAACAAACATCCTCAACGCGTGCAACCGCAACAACGCAAACAGCCAGCAATCAAACCCTGCTCAATCTGCGCAACGCAACGCGACTCAATCAACAAATTCAAGACAGGATTCATCCAGAAGCCTGGGCTGAGGATGGTGGAAATGCAACCGATGTTGACCTGTTGATCGACAGATTGCATGACATCAGCGACAGCTAA
- a CDS encoding RNA polymerase-binding protein RpbA has protein sequence MPDFNSSTEKRARFGKVFSTRVEKLIEDLQAMAKTANLEIYEFDDELVKKLFIELAKRFRATAHRFGIEFEISIDGEPIE, from the coding sequence ATGCCTGATTTCAATTCATCAACAGAAAAACGAGCTCGGTTTGGCAAAGTTTTTTCAACGAGAGTAGAAAAACTGATAGAAGATTTACAAGCGATGGCAAAAACAGCGAATTTAGAGATTTATGAATTTGACGACGAATTAGTAAAGAAGCTATTTATTGAACTAGCAAAACGATTCAGAGCAACGGCACATCGATTCGGGATTGAATTTGAAATTAGCATCGATGGAGAACCAATCGAATAA